In Symmachiella dynata, the following are encoded in one genomic region:
- a CDS encoding dienelactone hydrolase family protein, whose amino-acid sequence MAAIDFRERLLTGLGGEWPQPGMLNVKLRETIPQDGFTIHSVFYDSQPGDQVPAFLLIPDQTNADHPAPAVAVWHQHAGQYHLGKSEPAGLAGNPMHHTGAALARAGYVVLCPDALCFEERRDPTGKLKDGQFERFEFLRYVVDGKSMAWKNILDMKRAIDFLVSRPEVNADKIGCYGHSMGSTHTWLVGPWEKRIKCLVANCCLPTYAGIHREHMLHCFPNFVPGIHQYGDTPDIAALIAPRPLHMNFGEHDSGSPIDEVRRGIQTIATAYQGMHAQEKFSYYIEEGSGHILSEEMWARTKAWFDKHLTA is encoded by the coding sequence ATGGCTGCCATCGATTTTCGAGAGAGATTATTGACCGGCCTCGGCGGCGAATGGCCGCAGCCGGGAATGCTGAATGTCAAACTTCGCGAAACGATCCCGCAAGATGGCTTTACAATCCATTCCGTGTTTTATGACAGTCAACCGGGCGATCAGGTTCCCGCCTTTTTGTTGATTCCCGACCAAACCAACGCCGATCACCCCGCTCCGGCGGTGGCCGTTTGGCATCAACATGCCGGGCAGTATCATCTCGGCAAAAGCGAACCGGCGGGGTTGGCTGGAAATCCCATGCACCACACCGGTGCAGCACTCGCCCGTGCGGGTTACGTCGTGCTCTGTCCCGATGCCCTCTGCTTTGAGGAACGCCGCGACCCCACCGGCAAACTCAAAGACGGCCAGTTCGAACGCTTCGAATTTTTGCGTTACGTCGTTGACGGGAAAAGCATGGCTTGGAAAAACATCCTCGATATGAAACGGGCGATCGACTTCCTCGTCAGCCGCCCCGAAGTCAATGCGGATAAGATCGGCTGTTACGGGCATTCGATGGGGTCCACGCACACTTGGCTGGTCGGGCCGTGGGAAAAACGTATCAAATGCTTGGTGGCCAATTGCTGCTTGCCCACATACGCAGGAATTCATCGCGAACATATGCTGCACTGCTTTCCCAACTTCGTACCCGGCATTCATCAATACGGCGACACCCCCGACATTGCTGCCCTCATCGCGCCGCGACCATTGCACATGAATTTCGGCGAACACGATTCCGGCAGTCCTATCGACGAAGTCCGCCGCGGCATCCAAACCATCGCTACCGCCTATCAAGGAATGCACGCCCAAGAGAAGTTTTCCTACTACATCGAAGAAGGCTCAGGCCACATCCTCTCTGAAGAAATGTGGGCTCGCACCAAGGCCTGGTTTGACAAGCATTTGACAGCCTGA
- a CDS encoding DUF6263 family protein, with amino-acid sequence MKLSRFTAAATACAVGLTLLPAIAYANDTIELRYKAKVGEKSIYQSSLTTEVNQSINGKDVDTTFEQSDVTTYTVKKIAEDGTIIFETQIERLKVEGEFAPQVTFKFDSQSDDHDTTSQIGAAITPLYERLSGAILGVEVTPLGKVKKVNGYIQLLQDVLKDNPIAQRFAGGGSEEAAVSNFQDLFVLFKEEPVKPGDTWDKPYKVKMPGLGEFEGKRNYTYVGPDKVGEIPTLRITIDTDLSGDLDIDMGATKVSGKFETDSASGTVQFDPASGRILSMDLEQTFSGDLTIEAGGMTIPVNFSQTLKNTRKLVDKIPE; translated from the coding sequence ATGAAGTTGTCTCGTTTCACAGCCGCAGCGACGGCATGCGCCGTTGGTCTTACCCTGTTGCCCGCGATCGCGTATGCTAACGATACCATTGAGCTACGCTACAAAGCCAAGGTCGGTGAGAAGTCGATCTACCAGAGCTCGCTCACCACAGAGGTCAATCAATCGATCAACGGAAAGGATGTCGACACCACCTTTGAGCAATCCGACGTAACGACCTACACCGTTAAGAAAATCGCCGAAGATGGCACAATCATTTTCGAGACACAAATTGAACGCCTGAAAGTTGAAGGCGAGTTTGCGCCGCAAGTAACGTTCAAATTCGATTCCCAGTCAGACGACCATGATACGACCAGCCAAATCGGCGCCGCCATCACACCGCTTTACGAACGGTTGAGCGGCGCGATACTGGGAGTAGAAGTCACACCGCTTGGCAAGGTCAAAAAAGTCAACGGTTATATACAACTATTGCAAGACGTGCTCAAAGACAATCCTATCGCGCAGCGATTTGCCGGGGGCGGTTCGGAGGAAGCGGCCGTCTCCAATTTCCAAGACCTCTTCGTCTTGTTTAAAGAGGAGCCGGTCAAACCGGGCGACACATGGGACAAGCCCTACAAAGTCAAAATGCCCGGTCTGGGAGAATTCGAAGGCAAGCGGAACTATACCTATGTTGGTCCCGACAAAGTGGGTGAAATCCCCACACTGCGGATCACAATCGATACCGATCTGAGCGGCGATCTCGATATCGACATGGGAGCCACAAAAGTTTCGGGAAAGTTCGAAACCGATAGTGCGTCCGGAACCGTTCAATTTGACCCGGCCAGCGGTCGCATTCTCTCGATGGATTTGGAGCAGACATTCTCCGGAGATTTAACAATCGAAGCCGGTGGGATGACGATTCCTGTCAATTTTAGCCAGACGCTCAAGAACACGCGGAAACTTGTCGATAAAATCCCCGAGTAA
- a CDS encoding DUF1559 domain-containing protein → MHSFLRFRPLAAVTLATCLLASSAGTATAQADPKLNLDHIPDQAVGAVFLFPQTLAAKPELELLPTEVIAAAGKRDFGFNPMEIEQAIALIAPPMGGNPPSWGLILHFSAPQDLSKDLTRRTESNEINDVKYFSANHPRDLSFCLYKEKTILIAPESFLTLMIANQPAESELRTLLSQSATDANATGILAVEPVRDLINQALVGAPPMPPPIQQLLTLPDHLDSVHIGLNISPPDATFIRLAGRDEKSAEEVERILTEAVAFAKQMFIAQSTMSMRMDEGAVAEATLKYLARAGDVIENKLKPVREGDNVTISATFNPAYSSSAVLAGLLLPAVQQAREAARRAETRNKLKQLGLAMHNYHDVFSEFPAHANYEKKKPLLSWRVHVLPYLDQAALYQKFHLDEPWDSEHNKALIKEMPPVYQNPNMNNKDFKTNYLLVTGEDAAFFGEEGMPIRQFTDGTSNTILAVEANEDQAVIWTKPDDWEFDEENPFQGLGQLRQGGFFALFADGSVQFISLNVDEDTMRAFVTPGGGEVIQR, encoded by the coding sequence ATGCACTCATTTCTGCGATTTCGGCCTTTGGCCGCTGTCACGTTGGCGACCTGCTTACTTGCCAGCTCAGCTGGTACCGCCACCGCTCAAGCTGATCCCAAACTGAATTTGGACCACATCCCCGACCAGGCCGTCGGTGCTGTGTTTCTATTTCCACAAACACTGGCGGCGAAACCAGAATTGGAACTACTGCCGACAGAGGTGATCGCCGCAGCCGGCAAACGGGATTTCGGCTTCAATCCCATGGAAATCGAACAGGCAATCGCCCTCATCGCCCCGCCCATGGGGGGAAACCCGCCGAGTTGGGGCTTGATCCTCCATTTTTCAGCACCGCAGGATCTTTCCAAGGATTTAACACGACGGACTGAGTCGAACGAAATCAATGACGTCAAATACTTCTCCGCCAACCACCCCCGGGATCTAAGTTTTTGCCTCTACAAGGAAAAGACGATCCTGATCGCTCCGGAATCGTTTTTGACCCTCATGATTGCCAACCAGCCGGCCGAAAGCGAGTTGCGAACGCTGCTGTCCCAATCAGCAACGGATGCCAATGCCACGGGAATTCTGGCCGTTGAACCGGTCCGCGACTTGATCAATCAAGCACTGGTCGGAGCTCCCCCCATGCCTCCACCTATTCAGCAGTTGCTCACGTTGCCCGATCATTTGGACTCGGTCCACATTGGCCTGAACATCTCTCCCCCCGATGCCACGTTTATCCGCCTGGCTGGCCGCGACGAGAAGTCGGCCGAGGAGGTAGAGCGGATCCTCACCGAAGCCGTGGCATTTGCGAAACAAATGTTTATCGCGCAGAGCACCATGAGCATGCGCATGGATGAAGGCGCCGTGGCGGAAGCAACCCTCAAATACTTGGCACGCGCCGGCGACGTGATCGAAAACAAACTGAAACCAGTCCGGGAAGGAGACAATGTTACCATCTCGGCCACGTTCAATCCCGCTTACTCCTCATCAGCCGTTTTAGCGGGACTCTTACTCCCGGCGGTCCAACAGGCCCGCGAAGCGGCTCGCCGCGCGGAAACACGTAACAAACTGAAACAATTGGGCTTGGCGATGCACAATTATCACGACGTCTTCAGCGAGTTTCCGGCACACGCGAACTACGAAAAGAAGAAACCGCTGCTCAGTTGGCGCGTGCACGTGTTGCCTTACCTGGATCAAGCCGCACTTTACCAGAAATTTCACCTCGATGAACCCTGGGATAGTGAACACAACAAAGCGTTAATCAAAGAAATGCCGCCGGTCTACCAAAACCCCAACATGAACAACAAGGATTTCAAAACCAATTACCTACTTGTCACCGGTGAAGATGCCGCCTTTTTCGGCGAGGAGGGAATGCCAATTCGTCAATTCACCGACGGCACCTCGAATACCATTCTCGCCGTTGAGGCCAATGAGGATCAAGCCGTCATTTGGACCAAACCGGACGATTGGGAATTCGACGAAGAAAACCCATTCCAAGGTCTAGGGCAACTGCGGCAAGGAGGATTTTTCGCCTTATTTGCCGACGGGTCGGTTCAATTTATTAGCCTCAACGTCGATGAGGACACGATGCGCGCATTCGTAACTCCAGGCGGTGGTGAAGTGATTCAAAGATGA
- a CDS encoding DUF3891 family protein: MIRREQGADWLIVSQVDHARLAAELAQAWRHNVASSWGISELLFHAVLKHDDGWRAWETGLEIDPANGIPRDFTEMPMEVAAGIWTSSIETCAAEHPLVGIWVSRHFCYLAQHSLSSRADNAADVSAARRFLAEQEQLLQQLQSVALRDVTAREFETLSELGFRFLRLFDGLSLWLCCAERSEPFGVQCDGQSARFIPYAGGRVVSDPYMLTQQPLQLSVPARRIAARAYTDNKDLRAALEASPVEELSWTFTAQDLS; the protein is encoded by the coding sequence ATGATTCGTCGAGAACAGGGCGCGGACTGGTTGATTGTTTCCCAGGTTGATCATGCGCGGTTAGCGGCCGAATTGGCCCAAGCATGGCGGCATAATGTTGCCAGTAGTTGGGGAATCAGTGAATTGTTATTCCACGCCGTTCTGAAACATGATGACGGGTGGCGCGCTTGGGAAACGGGGTTGGAAATTGATCCTGCTAATGGGATTCCGCGGGACTTTACTGAAATGCCCATGGAGGTCGCGGCGGGGATCTGGACATCCAGCATCGAAACCTGCGCAGCTGAGCATCCGTTGGTCGGAATTTGGGTCAGCCGCCACTTTTGCTACTTGGCCCAGCATTCGCTCTCCAGTCGTGCGGACAACGCAGCGGATGTCTCCGCCGCCCGACGTTTTTTGGCGGAACAAGAACAGTTGCTACAGCAACTGCAAAGTGTGGCACTGCGGGATGTCACGGCGCGGGAATTCGAAACACTGAGCGAATTGGGGTTTCGCTTCTTGCGGCTGTTCGACGGGCTGAGCTTGTGGTTGTGTTGCGCAGAGCGGTCAGAACCATTTGGTGTTCAATGCGACGGACAGTCCGCGCGGTTCATTCCGTATGCAGGCGGACGCGTTGTGAGCGATCCCTACATGCTGACGCAGCAACCATTGCAGCTGTCTGTTCCAGCTCGGCGGATAGCGGCGCGGGCTTATACCGACAACAAGGATCTGAGAGCCGCGCTTGAGGCAAGTCCCGTGGAGGAATTGTCGTGGACTTTTACTGCGCAGGATCTTTCGTGA
- a CDS encoding RidA family protein yields MSVEEKAAELGLTFSEVAPGYLNLCAQTGNLLMTSGHVSDLKGKLGDGVTVEQGYEAAKDCAIKILNSVRSHHGTLNGLKVIKLLGCVNSTLDFTDQHLVINGASDLLHELYGKDGDGYHARSALGFAALPTGVAVEVEAVFEIIDG; encoded by the coding sequence ATGAGTGTTGAAGAAAAGGCTGCGGAACTGGGGCTGACGTTTTCTGAGGTGGCACCGGGTTATTTGAATCTCTGCGCGCAAACCGGCAATTTGCTGATGACCTCCGGCCATGTCAGCGACCTCAAAGGCAAGCTGGGGGACGGCGTGACGGTCGAACAGGGGTATGAAGCGGCCAAGGACTGCGCGATCAAAATCCTGAACTCGGTCCGCAGCCATCACGGCACGTTGAATGGTTTGAAGGTGATCAAATTGTTGGGCTGTGTGAATTCGACGTTGGATTTCACCGACCAGCACCTGGTGATCAACGGGGCCTCGGATCTGTTGCACGAACTGTACGGCAAAGACGGGGACGGCTACCACGCCCGTAGTGCACTGGGATTCGCCGCTCTGCCGACGGGGGTTGCCGTGGAAGTCGAAGCTGTTTTCGAAATCATTGACGGGTGA
- a CDS encoding transcription antitermination factor NusB, whose product MTTNLQNSPLDFSNIQTARGLSYRVLCAGLDGTQFASRLLEDALGMGDVSGQDRRLATELTYGVVRRERTLDAIIETFVSRGRASVEPELWCLLRLGAYQLIFLTGVPTHAAVNETVALAGSVGRARWTGFANGVLRSMTRALTGEPVNEPGRRAVPLRDGDYLGFDRDLFADPHEQPAEYFAAAFGFGDWAAQRWLERFGFERLLKMGFWFNAAALPCLRVNLLRVDREVLLEDLSAAGVSATEGTLPESVRLGEMARITELPGFRQGWFTVQDESAMAAARLLNPAPGTRVWDMCAAPGGKTTHMAEIMQNQGTLLASDIEFRRIMNVEQTRDRLGLSVISTRTIYPDSRNLPDGPFDSILVDAPCSNSGVLGKRPEARHRVTAENVAELTELQARLLGAALDRLVPGGRLVYSTCSIEPEENRELVLSVLAGRNDVELLEEQEHIPGEPVDGGYQALLQRT is encoded by the coding sequence GTGACTACAAATCTTCAAAACAGTCCGCTTGATTTTTCAAACATCCAAACGGCGCGGGGACTGAGTTATCGCGTGTTGTGTGCGGGGTTGGATGGAACGCAGTTCGCGTCGCGTTTGTTGGAGGATGCCCTGGGCATGGGGGATGTCTCCGGGCAGGATCGACGGTTGGCGACGGAATTGACGTACGGGGTTGTCCGCCGCGAACGAACTTTGGACGCGATCATCGAGACGTTTGTGAGCCGGGGGCGTGCCAGCGTGGAGCCGGAATTGTGGTGCCTGTTGCGGTTGGGGGCCTATCAACTCATTTTTCTCACCGGGGTCCCCACACATGCGGCTGTCAACGAAACAGTCGCGTTGGCTGGCAGTGTGGGACGCGCGCGTTGGACTGGTTTTGCTAATGGTGTATTGCGGTCGATGACTCGTGCGCTCACTGGAGAGCCGGTGAATGAACCCGGACGCCGTGCCGTGCCGCTGCGGGATGGCGATTATCTGGGGTTTGATCGTGATTTGTTTGCCGATCCGCACGAACAACCGGCCGAGTATTTTGCCGCGGCGTTCGGTTTCGGCGACTGGGCTGCGCAGCGCTGGTTGGAACGGTTCGGTTTTGAGCGATTGTTAAAAATGGGGTTTTGGTTCAATGCCGCTGCCCTGCCCTGCCTGCGCGTGAATTTGTTGCGTGTGGATCGCGAAGTTCTGCTCGAAGACCTATCCGCCGCCGGGGTGTCGGCAACCGAGGGGACGCTTCCGGAATCCGTACGTTTGGGCGAAATGGCTCGCATCACCGAGTTGCCTGGATTTCGACAAGGCTGGTTTACCGTACAGGATGAGTCCGCCATGGCGGCTGCGCGACTTTTGAACCCGGCGCCCGGCACGCGGGTGTGGGACATGTGCGCCGCCCCGGGTGGCAAAACGACGCACATGGCGGAGATCATGCAAAATCAGGGGACGCTGTTGGCCTCGGATATCGAGTTTCGCCGGATCATGAATGTCGAGCAGACACGGGATCGATTGGGGCTCAGTGTGATTTCGACACGGACGATTTACCCCGACAGTCGCAATTTGCCCGACGGTCCGTTCGACTCGATTTTGGTTGATGCGCCCTGTTCGAATTCGGGCGTTTTGGGCAAACGCCCTGAAGCGCGACATCGTGTGACAGCCGAGAACGTGGCGGAACTCACTGAGTTGCAGGCACGATTGTTGGGGGCGGCGCTGGATCGCTTAGTGCCCGGCGGACGGTTGGTCTACTCCACTTGTAGTATCGAGCCGGAGGAGAATCGCGAACTCGTGCTGAGCGTCTTGGCGGGGCGCAATGATGTGGAGTTGCTGGAAGAACAAGAACACATCCCCGGCGAACCGGTCGATGGTGGTTATCAAGCGCTGCTGCAGCGGACTTGA
- a CDS encoding SET domain-containing protein, producing MEVVENSKTGVSYWKIPQSKLRIRTGNTPYGQGVFACDPIPAGTALGEVRGTIIQGSDYQSDYCMDLGENQSLEPHAPYRYVNHCCEPNCELYQIDLEDESGVEHPMIVIEASRDIAVDDQLTIDYAWPAEEAIPCGCGAATCRGYIVHPDERELAVKLHSRGA from the coding sequence ATGGAAGTGGTTGAAAACTCGAAGACGGGCGTTTCGTATTGGAAGATTCCCCAATCGAAATTGCGGATACGCACCGGCAACACGCCGTATGGTCAGGGCGTCTTCGCCTGCGACCCCATCCCCGCCGGCACAGCATTGGGTGAGGTGCGAGGCACGATCATCCAGGGGTCGGATTACCAATCGGACTACTGCATGGATCTGGGCGAGAATCAAAGTCTCGAACCGCATGCACCGTACCGGTATGTCAACCATTGCTGCGAGCCGAACTGCGAGTTGTATCAGATCGATCTGGAAGACGAGTCTGGCGTTGAGCATCCGATGATTGTGATAGAAGCCAGTCGCGATATCGCCGTCGACGATCAGTTGACGATCGATTACGCCTGGCCGGCCGAGGAAGCGATTCCGTGCGGTTGTGGTGCAGCAACTTGCCGGGGTTACATTGTGCATCCAGACGAACGCGAGTTGGCGGTGAAGCTGCACAGCCGCGGGGCGTAA
- a CDS encoding DUF1553 domain-containing protein yields MMRTCVITLGLLCSFVVQAQAAEPRSVDFNRDVRPILSETCFRCHGPDSAAREADLRLDNADDAFADRGDFFAIVPGEPEKSEAYQRLVADDESLRMPPPDSKLALTPEQVETLRLWIAQGAKYEKHWSFITPTRPALPTVQQADWPRNDIDHFILAQLEARGIAPAPRAARETLIRRLSLDLTGLPPTLEELDAYLADESPEAYEKVVDRLLASPAYGERMAKLWLDGARYADTNGYQNDAERFMWRWRDWVINAYNANMPFDQFTIEQLAGDLLPNATLEQRIATGFNRNHTTSDEGGIIPEEYRVDYVANRLETTSTVWLGLTMGCARCHTHKYDPITQTEYYQLFAFFNNIPEKGKDGDKGNSVPFIKAPTPQQLAEQKRLNTAIAEAEKTIAELIDGSAEQRRAWETATRQRWSAQIVNCAKATADGVTRFAFDGLDSRLTGNASLVPAHATPGVLLTADSPVTLGDVGAFDTATPITISLWIRPSETGHGTLIARRDDKRGYEIGLTDKRAVSVRLFHDGAENAINVSAAGELPAGRWSHLAVTYDGSGKAGGVQVYRDGRAEKLDVHQDTLDGSIATSESLVLGTATTDAPRFRGVVDDLCIFATEQTAEQIQELYAGRGADWDIAHIESVNSDGGATFEMREDGSVFVTSANPPREDYLVEIQTERTDLSAIRLEVLADEQLPKQGPGRGKDGVFHLSEVEAEAVSVVDPHNTQPIHFTAAYADESRDGFDVGKLIDGNVEGKNSWSVEADSKRVARSAILVATEPFGFEGGTILKIKLRHQGEIPSATLGRFRVSLNARPTAVPGVVEQIAVDVATPSEQRTESQQQRLERHFIGEQVDGGKQALARLATLQREQTEVEAAIPTTMVMQEMVQPRTAHVLIRGQYDQHGDEVTAGVPASLNPFPADEPRNRLGLARWLTSGEHPLTARVTVNRYWKMYFGTGLVKTDEDFGAQGEWPVHIDLLDWLATEFVQNGWDIKALQKTIVMSAAYQQDARVGAELLKTDPHNRLISRGPRFRMSAEMIRDNALAVSGLLVKKIGGPSVKPYQPPGLWKEVSSGVVRANLFEQDHGDNLYRRSLYTFWKRAAPPPALQTFDAPTREYCVTNRSRTNTPLQALILMNDVTYVEAARVFAQRLINEGPQDSAGRITRAFRLAVGRKPSRLEIVVLLKLLKSRMSYYRTHGDAATELLGVGEAPLDETVSPAELAAWTNIASLILCLDESITKG; encoded by the coding sequence ATGATGCGGACTTGTGTGATCACGTTGGGCTTGCTGTGCTCGTTCGTGGTTCAGGCTCAGGCGGCGGAGCCGCGCTCGGTCGATTTCAATCGCGATGTGCGGCCGATTTTGTCGGAGACCTGTTTTCGTTGCCACGGCCCCGATTCGGCTGCGCGTGAGGCGGATTTGCGGTTGGACAACGCTGACGATGCCTTTGCGGATCGCGGCGACTTCTTTGCCATCGTACCGGGCGAGCCGGAGAAGAGCGAAGCATATCAACGATTGGTGGCGGATGACGAATCGCTCCGAATGCCGCCTCCCGATTCGAAGCTGGCGCTAACCCCAGAGCAGGTCGAGACGCTGCGGCTTTGGATTGCGCAAGGGGCAAAGTACGAAAAGCATTGGTCCTTCATCACCCCCACCCGCCCTGCTCTACCGACAGTCCAACAGGCTGATTGGCCGCGGAATGATATTGACCACTTTATCCTGGCTCAACTGGAGGCACGAGGCATTGCGCCGGCGCCTCGCGCCGCTCGGGAGACATTGATTCGCCGGTTGAGTTTGGACCTCACCGGCTTGCCGCCGACCCTGGAGGAACTCGACGCCTATTTAGCGGATGAGTCGCCCGAGGCCTATGAAAAAGTTGTCGACCGACTGTTGGCGTCGCCGGCCTATGGGGAGCGGATGGCGAAGCTGTGGCTCGACGGGGCACGGTATGCGGATACCAATGGATATCAAAACGATGCCGAGCGGTTCATGTGGCGCTGGCGCGATTGGGTGATCAACGCCTACAACGCGAACATGCCATTTGACCAATTTACGATCGAACAACTTGCCGGCGATCTATTGCCTAATGCGACGTTGGAACAGCGGATCGCGACCGGTTTTAACCGGAACCACACGACGAGCGATGAAGGGGGGATCATTCCCGAAGAGTATCGCGTCGACTACGTAGCCAATCGCTTAGAGACGACGTCGACCGTCTGGCTGGGGTTGACGATGGGCTGTGCGCGTTGCCATACGCACAAGTACGATCCGATCACGCAAACGGAGTATTATCAGCTCTTCGCGTTTTTCAATAACATTCCCGAAAAAGGTAAGGATGGCGACAAAGGCAATTCGGTGCCATTCATTAAGGCTCCCACTCCCCAGCAATTGGCCGAACAGAAGCGACTCAACACGGCGATTGCTGAGGCTGAGAAAACGATCGCCGAATTGATTGACGGATCGGCGGAACAGCGGCGGGCTTGGGAAACGGCGACACGTCAACGTTGGTCCGCCCAAATTGTGAATTGTGCCAAAGCGACAGCCGACGGTGTGACTCGTTTTGCGTTTGATGGTCTCGATTCCCGCCTCACGGGGAATGCGAGTCTTGTCCCGGCCCATGCGACGCCGGGGGTGTTGTTGACCGCGGATTCACCGGTGACTCTGGGCGATGTGGGAGCATTTGATACAGCGACTCCGATTACCATCAGTTTGTGGATACGTCCATCAGAAACAGGGCACGGGACATTGATTGCCCGTCGCGATGACAAACGTGGATACGAAATCGGCTTGACTGACAAACGTGCTGTCAGCGTGCGGCTGTTTCACGATGGTGCTGAAAATGCCATCAACGTTTCTGCGGCTGGAGAACTGCCTGCGGGACGCTGGTCCCATTTGGCGGTTACGTATGATGGTTCCGGCAAGGCGGGCGGCGTGCAGGTTTATCGGGACGGCCGTGCGGAGAAACTGGACGTTCATCAAGACACGCTTGACGGTTCGATCGCTACTTCGGAGTCCTTGGTGTTGGGAACGGCGACTACGGACGCTCCACGGTTCCGGGGTGTCGTCGACGACCTGTGCATCTTTGCGACGGAACAGACCGCCGAGCAAATCCAGGAACTCTATGCGGGACGCGGCGCCGATTGGGATATTGCACACATTGAGTCGGTGAATTCGGATGGCGGTGCGACGTTTGAAATGCGCGAGGATGGTTCTGTCTTCGTAACCAGCGCGAACCCGCCGCGTGAGGACTATCTCGTGGAAATTCAAACCGAGCGGACTGATCTCTCCGCCATTCGCTTGGAGGTGTTGGCGGACGAACAGCTCCCTAAGCAAGGCCCGGGACGCGGTAAAGATGGGGTGTTTCATCTGAGCGAAGTCGAGGCCGAGGCGGTTTCGGTCGTTGATCCTCACAACACACAACCAATTCACTTCACTGCCGCCTATGCTGATGAATCGCGGGACGGGTTTGATGTGGGGAAGCTGATTGATGGAAATGTTGAGGGCAAAAACAGTTGGTCGGTTGAGGCCGATTCAAAACGAGTTGCACGTAGCGCGATTTTGGTGGCGACGGAACCATTTGGTTTTGAGGGCGGTACGATTTTAAAGATCAAACTGCGACATCAAGGCGAGATTCCGTCTGCGACGTTGGGACGATTTCGGGTTTCGCTCAATGCACGGCCGACCGCTGTACCGGGCGTTGTGGAGCAAATTGCCGTCGATGTGGCAACTCCTTCGGAGCAGCGTACCGAATCACAACAGCAGCGATTGGAGCGGCATTTTATCGGCGAACAGGTCGATGGGGGCAAGCAGGCACTCGCGCGGTTGGCGACCTTACAGCGTGAACAAACCGAGGTCGAAGCGGCGATTCCGACCACGATGGTGATGCAGGAAATGGTACAGCCACGGACCGCACATGTGTTGATTCGCGGCCAGTACGATCAACATGGAGACGAAGTCACAGCGGGCGTTCCGGCGAGTCTGAATCCATTTCCGGCCGATGAGCCGCGCAATCGTTTGGGGCTGGCTCGCTGGTTGACCTCCGGCGAGCATCCGCTCACTGCGCGGGTGACCGTGAATCGGTACTGGAAAATGTATTTCGGCACCGGATTGGTCAAAACCGATGAAGACTTCGGCGCCCAAGGGGAATGGCCGGTTCATATTGATCTGTTGGACTGGCTCGCCACCGAGTTTGTGCAAAATGGCTGGGACATTAAGGCGCTGCAGAAAACAATCGTGATGTCGGCTGCTTATCAACAGGATGCGCGGGTGGGGGCCGAGTTACTGAAAACTGACCCACATAACCGTTTGATCAGTCGTGGACCACGGTTTCGTATGTCGGCGGAAATGATTCGTGATAACGCGTTGGCGGTGAGTGGGTTGCTGGTCAAGAAAATTGGCGGGCCGAGTGTGAAGCCCTACCAGCCACCCGGTCTATGGAAAGAGGTCTCGTCCGGTGTGGTGCGTGCGAATCTGTTTGAACAAGACCACGGCGACAATTTGTATCGCCGCAGTTTGTATACGTTCTGGAAACGAGCTGCGCCGCCCCCGGCATTGCAGACGTTCGATGCGCCGACGCGGGAATATTGCGTCACCAATCGCTCGCGTACGAACACGCCGCTGCAAGCATTGATTTTGATGAACGATGTGACCTACGTCGAAGCGGCACGCGTATTTGCCCAACGGTTAATAAACGAGGGGCCACAGGATTCCGCCGGCCGTATCACGCGCGCCTTTCGGTTAGCTGTCGGGCGCAAACCCTCGCGGCTAGAGATTGTGGTGCTGCTGAAGTTGCTCAAATCACGGATGTCGTACTATCGGACGCATGGGGATGCGGCGACTGAGTTGTTGGGTGTCGGCGAAGCCCCCCTGGACGAAACCGTCTCCCCGGCTGAGTTGGCGGCTTGGACGAATATTGCTTCGCTGATCCTCTGTTTAGATGAATCGATTACCAAAGGTTAA